A single window of Terriglobales bacterium DNA harbors:
- a CDS encoding septal ring lytic transglycosylase RlpA family protein, whose amino-acid sequence METGLASWYGGPYHNRRASDGSVYDMHAATAAHRTLPLGSIVRVTNLETRRSTLVRITDRGPFVERRIIDLSLAAAKEVDVYRPGVAPVKVEVLQTPSPLFKGGRWAVQIGAFDDEDGAVKLKDKLARRYPDSRVLAFVSPVGKWWVRVRVPDDDRKQALEVAHHAQPSQGQTFLVRLD is encoded by the coding sequence GTGGAGACCGGCCTTGCGAGCTGGTACGGAGGTCCGTATCACAACCGCCGCGCGTCGGACGGCTCCGTCTATGACATGCATGCCGCTACCGCCGCGCATCGCACGTTGCCGCTGGGCAGCATCGTGCGCGTCACCAATCTCGAGACGCGCCGCTCCACCCTGGTGCGCATCACCGACCGCGGGCCGTTTGTCGAGCGCCGCATCATCGATCTCTCGCTCGCCGCCGCCAAGGAAGTCGACGTCTACCGGCCCGGCGTCGCCCCGGTGAAGGTCGAGGTCCTGCAGACGCCGTCCCCGCTGTTCAAGGGCGGCCGCTGGGCGGTGCAGATCGGCGCCTTCGACGATGAAGACGGCGCCGTCAAGCTCAAGGACAAGCTCGCCCGCCGCTATCCCGACTCGCGCGTCCTGGCCTTCGTCAGCCCGGTCGGAAAATGGTGGGTCCGCGTGCGCGTCCCCGACGACGACCGCAAGCAGGCTCTCGAGGTCGCCCACCACGCTCAGCCCTCCCAGGGACAGACCTTCCTGGTGCGTTTGGATTAG
- a CDS encoding VOC family protein translates to MAGKVKAIPDGYHSITPYLVVRGAAKAIDYYQRAFGAKERLRMDGPGGSIAHAEIDIGDSVLMLSDENPQQGAVSPEALKGSPVSVFLYVEDVDKTFANAVKAGAKAVMPPEDMFWGDRFGKLVDPFGHNWALATHKEDVSPEEMQRRMEQMFAQATK, encoded by the coding sequence ATGGCAGGCAAAGTAAAAGCGATTCCCGATGGCTACCACAGCATCACGCCGTACCTGGTGGTGCGCGGCGCAGCGAAAGCAATCGATTACTACCAGCGTGCGTTCGGCGCGAAGGAGCGGCTGCGGATGGACGGACCGGGCGGCTCGATCGCGCATGCCGAGATCGACATCGGCGATTCGGTACTGATGCTGAGCGACGAGAACCCGCAGCAGGGAGCAGTGTCGCCGGAGGCGCTGAAGGGGTCTCCGGTCAGCGTCTTCCTGTACGTGGAGGACGTGGACAAGACCTTCGCCAACGCCGTGAAGGCCGGAGCCAAGGCGGTGATGCCACCCGAGGACATGTTCTGGGGCGACCGCTTCGGCAAGCTGGTGGATCCGTTCGGGCACAACTGGGCGCTGGCGACGCACAAGGAAGACGTCTCGCCGGAAGAGATGCAGCGGCGGATGGAGCAGATGTTTGCCCAAGCGACCAAGTAG
- a CDS encoding histidine triad nucleotide-binding protein, with translation MSDCLFCRIIAGQIPSKKVYEDQHVYAFEDINPQAPTHVLVVPKKHIRGLKEAQPEDAELLGRCDLAAAHIARQRQIEDGYRTVYNVGPRAGQSVFHLHLHLLGGRGLHWPPG, from the coding sequence ATGTCCGACTGTCTTTTCTGCAGAATCATCGCCGGCCAGATTCCCTCGAAGAAGGTGTACGAGGACCAGCACGTCTATGCCTTCGAGGACATCAATCCGCAGGCGCCTACGCACGTGCTCGTCGTGCCCAAGAAGCACATCCGGGGGTTGAAAGAAGCGCAGCCCGAGGACGCCGAGCTGCTGGGACGCTGTGACCTCGCCGCCGCCCACATCGCGCGCCAGCGCCAGATCGAAGACGGCTACCGCACCGTGTACAACGTCGGACCGCGTGCCGGTCAGTCCGTCTTCCACCTGCACTTGCATCTGCTCGGAGGCCGCGGCTTGCACTGGCCTCCGGGTTGA
- a CDS encoding alpha/beta hydrolase, with amino-acid sequence MPETSLLQKMLNLLLTLAAVYGAVLAYLWFFGDTLVYFPPPSSYRDDQHILKISARDGTRLSAIYLPNPQARFTVLFTHGNAEDIGHNDSFLQALHDAGFAVLAWDYRGYGTSEGRPSEATFYSDSEDVYDYLTRELRVAPERVLLLGRSLGGASAVHVASARPVAGLVLESTFVSGRRMLARHPIFPIDRYRSIDRLRHVRCPVFVIHGTKDSTIPFEHGQTLFETANPPKRSWWVEGAGHNDLFFVAGAEYFRRLRDFAASLCT; translated from the coding sequence GTGCCTGAAACTTCTCTCCTGCAGAAGATGCTCAACCTCCTTCTTACGCTCGCGGCCGTCTACGGCGCTGTGCTGGCCTATCTGTGGTTCTTCGGCGACACGCTCGTCTACTTCCCGCCTCCGTCGAGCTACCGTGATGACCAGCACATCCTGAAGATCTCCGCGCGCGACGGCACCCGCCTCTCGGCTATCTACCTTCCCAATCCGCAAGCGCGCTTCACCGTTCTGTTCACGCACGGCAACGCGGAGGACATCGGCCACAACGATTCTTTTCTCCAAGCCCTGCATGACGCCGGCTTCGCCGTGCTCGCCTGGGATTACCGCGGTTACGGCACCAGCGAAGGCCGGCCCTCGGAGGCCACCTTCTATAGCGACAGTGAGGATGTCTACGATTACCTCACGCGCGAGCTGCGCGTTGCGCCCGAACGCGTCCTGCTTCTCGGACGCTCGCTCGGCGGCGCGTCGGCCGTGCATGTGGCTTCCGCCCGGCCGGTCGCCGGACTGGTTCTCGAGAGCACCTTCGTCTCCGGCCGGCGCATGCTGGCGCGCCATCCTATCTTCCCCATCGATCGTTACCGCAGCATCGACCGGCTGCGCCACGTGCGTTGTCCGGTGTTCGTCATTCACGGCACGAAGGACTCCACCATCCCGTTCGAGCATGGCCAGACCCTCTTCGAGACCGCCAACCCGCCGAAGCGCTCCTGGTGGGTCGAAGGTGCCGGGCACAACGACCTGTTCTTCGTCGCCGGCGCGGAGTACTTCCGTCGCCTGCGCGACTTTGCTGCCTCGCTCTGCACCTAG
- a CDS encoding response regulator: MQHGPNQPSRPGRNRRRRRGGRPGQGGHQRPAAFTGPMDHSYRNPQGQGNSHRFRGGYQPQRFHQEPAVEPLALPADAPTRIVAAIDDLFFIAKVQETARKLNVKVDFVKSDKELLERVQSNGAETPSLIILDLNSVAAKPLSTIPKLKSKLKGTSVIGFLSHVQGDLKLKAQQAGCDAVMPRSAFSQNLPQLLRRHGAPEEQSFD, translated from the coding sequence ATGCAACACGGACCGAATCAACCATCGCGTCCGGGGCGCAACCGGCGGCGTCGCCGGGGCGGGCGTCCGGGACAGGGCGGACATCAACGCCCGGCAGCCTTCACCGGTCCCATGGACCACAGCTACCGCAACCCACAAGGGCAGGGCAACAGCCACCGCTTCCGCGGCGGCTATCAGCCGCAGCGCTTCCACCAGGAACCGGCGGTGGAACCGCTGGCGCTGCCCGCCGATGCGCCGACGCGGATCGTGGCGGCCATCGACGACCTGTTCTTCATCGCCAAGGTGCAGGAGACGGCGCGCAAGCTGAACGTGAAGGTGGACTTCGTCAAGAGCGACAAGGAGCTGCTGGAGCGGGTGCAGAGCAACGGCGCCGAGACGCCGTCGCTGATCATCCTGGACCTGAACAGCGTGGCGGCCAAGCCGCTTTCCACCATTCCCAAGCTGAAGTCGAAGCTGAAAGGGACGTCGGTGATCGGCTTCCTTTCGCACGTGCAGGGCGACCTGAAGCTGAAGGCGCAACAAGCGGGATGCGACGCAGTGATGCCGCGCTCAGCGTTCTCGCAGAACCTGCCGCAGTTGCTCCGGCGGCACGGAGCGCCGGAAGAGCAGAGCTTCGACTAG